One Oncorhynchus keta strain PuntledgeMale-10-30-2019 chromosome 11, Oket_V2, whole genome shotgun sequence DNA window includes the following coding sequences:
- the LOC118390256 gene encoding rho guanine nucleotide exchange factor 9-like isoform X1 yields MMMRMMMLISGGSIVSAEAVWDHVTMADRELAFKAGDVIKVLDASNKDWWWGQIDDEEGWFPASFVRVEPHLPQPQTKQVFYINPIAAPRFQNTTTKLWVNQEENTAVETVEGASPSPSEVQNGHADASPSSSDCLCQPAQDRDQMRANIINEIMSTERHYIKHLKDICEGYFRQCKKRRDMFNDDQLRVIFGNIEDIYRFQMGFVRDLEKQYNTEEPHLSEIGPCFLEHQDGFWIYSEYCNNHVDACMELSRLMKDGRYQQFFEACRLVQQMIDIAIDGFLLTPVQKICKYPLQLAELLKYTVQEHSDYRYVAAALAVMRNVTQQINERKRRLENIEKIAQWQASVLDWEGDDILDRSSELVYTGEMSWIYQPYGRSQTRVFFLFDHQMVLCKKDLIRRDILYYKGRINMDRYNVVDAVDGRDDDFNVSVKNAFKLSNKDSDEIHIFLAKKLEEKLRWLRGFHEERKMVQEDEKIGFEISEYQKRQAAMTVRRMTKQKGHRSVPPGYPPPMDPMNPGQYLVGDSMEQSEFEFPEPERCKSPFWQSFSRLTPFRK; encoded by the exons TTGATCAGTGGAGGATCCATCGTCAGCGCTGAGGCAGTATGGGATCATGTCACCATGGCCGACAGGGAGTTGGCATTTAAGGCGGGGGATGTAATCAAGGTCCTCGATGCATCAAATAAGGACTGGTGGTGGGGACAGATTGACGATGAAGAAGGATGGTTCCCAGCCAGCTTTGTGAGG GTTGAACCCCACCTACCACAACCTCAAACAAAACAGGTTTTCTATATCAACCCTATAGCAGCTCCAAGGTTCCAAAACACAACTACCAAG CTGTGGGTGAACCAGGAGGAGAACACGGCGGTAGAGACAGTTGAAGGGGCAAGCCCCAGCCCGAGTGAGGTCCAGAACGGCCATGCGGATGCCAGCCCCAGCAGCAGCGACTGCCTGTGCCAGCCCGCCCAGGACAGAGACCAGATGAGGGCCAACATAATCAATGAGATTATGAGCACAGAGCGTCACTACATCAAACACCTGAAGGACATATGTGAG GGTTACTTCCGGCAATGTAAAAAAAGAAGAGACATGTTCAACGACGACCAGTTGAGGGTCATATTTGGGAACATTGAAGATATCTATAGATTTCAAATGGGCTTTGTCAGAGACCTGGAGAAACAGTACAATACAGAAGAACCTCATCTCAGTGAAATAGGTCCCTGCTTCCTAGAGCAT CAAGATGGCTTTTGGATATATTCGGAGTACTGCAACAACCACGTGGATGCCTGCATGGAGCTCTCCCGACTGATGAAGGATGGCCGCTATCAGCAATTCTTCGAGGCATGTCGCCTGGTGCAGCAGATGATTGACATCGCCATTGACGGTTTCCTGCTCACGCCCGTCCAAAAGATCTGCAAGTACCCTCTGCAGCTGGCAGAGCTGCTCAAGTACACTGTCCAGGAGCACAG TGACTACCGTTATGTCGCTGCAGCGCTGGCCGTAATGAGGAATGTCACTCAGCAGATTAACGAGCGGAAGCGTCGCCTGGAAAACATTGAGAAGATAGCACAGTGGCAGGCGTCTGTGCTGGACTGGGAG GGGGATGATATTCTAGACAGGAGTTCAGAGCTGGTCTACACTGGGGAGATGTCATGGATCTACCAGCCGTATGGGCGGAGTCAGACTAGGGTCTTCTTCCTGTTCGACCATCAGATGGTTCTGTGTAAAAAG GACTTGATACGACGAGACATCCTGTACTACAAGGGCCGTATCAATATGGACAGGTACAATGTAGTTGATGCCGTAGATGGGCGGGATGATGACTTCAACGTGAGTGTGAAGAACGCGTTCAAGCTGAGTAATAAGGACTCAGACGAGATCCACATCTTCCTGGCCAAGAAGCTGGAGGAGAAACTTCGCTGGCTCAGAGGTTTCCATGAGGAACGCAAGATGGTGCAAGAGGATGAAAAAATAG GGTTTGAGATATCAGAGTATCAGAAGCGGCAAGCTGCAATGACAGTGCGAAGAATGACCAAACAGAAAG GCCATAGGTCTGTGCCCCCTGGATACCCCCCTCCTATGGACCCCATGAATCCAGGACAGTACTTAGTTGGAGACAGCATGGAACAATCAGAATTTGAATTCCCTGAACCTGAAAGGTGCAAGTCTCCCTTCTGGCAGAGCTTCAGCAGGTTAACCCCCTTTAGGAAATAG
- the LOC118390256 gene encoding rho guanine nucleotide exchange factor 9-like isoform X3, whose product MMMRMMMLISGGSIVSAEAVWDHVTMADRELAFKAGDVIKVLDASNKDWWWGQIDDEEGWFPASFVRLWVNQEENTAVETVEGASPSPSEVQNGHADASPSSSDCLCQPAQDRDQMRANIINEIMSTERHYIKHLKDICEGYFRQCKKRRDMFNDDQLRVIFGNIEDIYRFQMGFVRDLEKQYNTEEPHLSEIGPCFLEHQDGFWIYSEYCNNHVDACMELSRLMKDGRYQQFFEACRLVQQMIDIAIDGFLLTPVQKICKYPLQLAELLKYTVQEHSDYRYVAAALAVMRNVTQQINERKRRLENIEKIAQWQASVLDWEGDDILDRSSELVYTGEMSWIYQPYGRSQTRVFFLFDHQMVLCKKDLIRRDILYYKGRINMDRYNVVDAVDGRDDDFNVSVKNAFKLSNKDSDEIHIFLAKKLEEKLRWLRGFHEERKMVQEDEKIGFEISEYQKRQAAMTVRRMTKQKGHRSVPPGYPPPMDPMNPGQYLVGDSMEQSEFEFPEPERCKSPFWQSFSRLTPFRK is encoded by the exons TTGATCAGTGGAGGATCCATCGTCAGCGCTGAGGCAGTATGGGATCATGTCACCATGGCCGACAGGGAGTTGGCATTTAAGGCGGGGGATGTAATCAAGGTCCTCGATGCATCAAATAAGGACTGGTGGTGGGGACAGATTGACGATGAAGAAGGATGGTTCCCAGCCAGCTTTGTGAGG CTGTGGGTGAACCAGGAGGAGAACACGGCGGTAGAGACAGTTGAAGGGGCAAGCCCCAGCCCGAGTGAGGTCCAGAACGGCCATGCGGATGCCAGCCCCAGCAGCAGCGACTGCCTGTGCCAGCCCGCCCAGGACAGAGACCAGATGAGGGCCAACATAATCAATGAGATTATGAGCACAGAGCGTCACTACATCAAACACCTGAAGGACATATGTGAG GGTTACTTCCGGCAATGTAAAAAAAGAAGAGACATGTTCAACGACGACCAGTTGAGGGTCATATTTGGGAACATTGAAGATATCTATAGATTTCAAATGGGCTTTGTCAGAGACCTGGAGAAACAGTACAATACAGAAGAACCTCATCTCAGTGAAATAGGTCCCTGCTTCCTAGAGCAT CAAGATGGCTTTTGGATATATTCGGAGTACTGCAACAACCACGTGGATGCCTGCATGGAGCTCTCCCGACTGATGAAGGATGGCCGCTATCAGCAATTCTTCGAGGCATGTCGCCTGGTGCAGCAGATGATTGACATCGCCATTGACGGTTTCCTGCTCACGCCCGTCCAAAAGATCTGCAAGTACCCTCTGCAGCTGGCAGAGCTGCTCAAGTACACTGTCCAGGAGCACAG TGACTACCGTTATGTCGCTGCAGCGCTGGCCGTAATGAGGAATGTCACTCAGCAGATTAACGAGCGGAAGCGTCGCCTGGAAAACATTGAGAAGATAGCACAGTGGCAGGCGTCTGTGCTGGACTGGGAG GGGGATGATATTCTAGACAGGAGTTCAGAGCTGGTCTACACTGGGGAGATGTCATGGATCTACCAGCCGTATGGGCGGAGTCAGACTAGGGTCTTCTTCCTGTTCGACCATCAGATGGTTCTGTGTAAAAAG GACTTGATACGACGAGACATCCTGTACTACAAGGGCCGTATCAATATGGACAGGTACAATGTAGTTGATGCCGTAGATGGGCGGGATGATGACTTCAACGTGAGTGTGAAGAACGCGTTCAAGCTGAGTAATAAGGACTCAGACGAGATCCACATCTTCCTGGCCAAGAAGCTGGAGGAGAAACTTCGCTGGCTCAGAGGTTTCCATGAGGAACGCAAGATGGTGCAAGAGGATGAAAAAATAG GGTTTGAGATATCAGAGTATCAGAAGCGGCAAGCTGCAATGACAGTGCGAAGAATGACCAAACAGAAAG GCCATAGGTCTGTGCCCCCTGGATACCCCCCTCCTATGGACCCCATGAATCCAGGACAGTACTTAGTTGGAGACAGCATGGAACAATCAGAATTTGAATTCCCTGAACCTGAAAGGTGCAAGTCTCCCTTCTGGCAGAGCTTCAGCAGGTTAACCCCCTTTAGGAAATAG
- the LOC118390256 gene encoding rho guanine nucleotide exchange factor 9-like isoform X2 — MALLISGGSIVSAEAVWDHVTMADRELAFKAGDVIKVLDASNKDWWWGQIDDEEGWFPASFVRVEPHLPQPQTKQVFYINPIAAPRFQNTTTKLWVNQEENTAVETVEGASPSPSEVQNGHADASPSSSDCLCQPAQDRDQMRANIINEIMSTERHYIKHLKDICEGYFRQCKKRRDMFNDDQLRVIFGNIEDIYRFQMGFVRDLEKQYNTEEPHLSEIGPCFLEHQDGFWIYSEYCNNHVDACMELSRLMKDGRYQQFFEACRLVQQMIDIAIDGFLLTPVQKICKYPLQLAELLKYTVQEHSDYRYVAAALAVMRNVTQQINERKRRLENIEKIAQWQASVLDWEGDDILDRSSELVYTGEMSWIYQPYGRSQTRVFFLFDHQMVLCKKDLIRRDILYYKGRINMDRYNVVDAVDGRDDDFNVSVKNAFKLSNKDSDEIHIFLAKKLEEKLRWLRGFHEERKMVQEDEKIGFEISEYQKRQAAMTVRRMTKQKGHRSVPPGYPPPMDPMNPGQYLVGDSMEQSEFEFPEPERCKSPFWQSFSRLTPFRK, encoded by the exons TTGATCAGTGGAGGATCCATCGTCAGCGCTGAGGCAGTATGGGATCATGTCACCATGGCCGACAGGGAGTTGGCATTTAAGGCGGGGGATGTAATCAAGGTCCTCGATGCATCAAATAAGGACTGGTGGTGGGGACAGATTGACGATGAAGAAGGATGGTTCCCAGCCAGCTTTGTGAGG GTTGAACCCCACCTACCACAACCTCAAACAAAACAGGTTTTCTATATCAACCCTATAGCAGCTCCAAGGTTCCAAAACACAACTACCAAG CTGTGGGTGAACCAGGAGGAGAACACGGCGGTAGAGACAGTTGAAGGGGCAAGCCCCAGCCCGAGTGAGGTCCAGAACGGCCATGCGGATGCCAGCCCCAGCAGCAGCGACTGCCTGTGCCAGCCCGCCCAGGACAGAGACCAGATGAGGGCCAACATAATCAATGAGATTATGAGCACAGAGCGTCACTACATCAAACACCTGAAGGACATATGTGAG GGTTACTTCCGGCAATGTAAAAAAAGAAGAGACATGTTCAACGACGACCAGTTGAGGGTCATATTTGGGAACATTGAAGATATCTATAGATTTCAAATGGGCTTTGTCAGAGACCTGGAGAAACAGTACAATACAGAAGAACCTCATCTCAGTGAAATAGGTCCCTGCTTCCTAGAGCAT CAAGATGGCTTTTGGATATATTCGGAGTACTGCAACAACCACGTGGATGCCTGCATGGAGCTCTCCCGACTGATGAAGGATGGCCGCTATCAGCAATTCTTCGAGGCATGTCGCCTGGTGCAGCAGATGATTGACATCGCCATTGACGGTTTCCTGCTCACGCCCGTCCAAAAGATCTGCAAGTACCCTCTGCAGCTGGCAGAGCTGCTCAAGTACACTGTCCAGGAGCACAG TGACTACCGTTATGTCGCTGCAGCGCTGGCCGTAATGAGGAATGTCACTCAGCAGATTAACGAGCGGAAGCGTCGCCTGGAAAACATTGAGAAGATAGCACAGTGGCAGGCGTCTGTGCTGGACTGGGAG GGGGATGATATTCTAGACAGGAGTTCAGAGCTGGTCTACACTGGGGAGATGTCATGGATCTACCAGCCGTATGGGCGGAGTCAGACTAGGGTCTTCTTCCTGTTCGACCATCAGATGGTTCTGTGTAAAAAG GACTTGATACGACGAGACATCCTGTACTACAAGGGCCGTATCAATATGGACAGGTACAATGTAGTTGATGCCGTAGATGGGCGGGATGATGACTTCAACGTGAGTGTGAAGAACGCGTTCAAGCTGAGTAATAAGGACTCAGACGAGATCCACATCTTCCTGGCCAAGAAGCTGGAGGAGAAACTTCGCTGGCTCAGAGGTTTCCATGAGGAACGCAAGATGGTGCAAGAGGATGAAAAAATAG GGTTTGAGATATCAGAGTATCAGAAGCGGCAAGCTGCAATGACAGTGCGAAGAATGACCAAACAGAAAG GCCATAGGTCTGTGCCCCCTGGATACCCCCCTCCTATGGACCCCATGAATCCAGGACAGTACTTAGTTGGAGACAGCATGGAACAATCAGAATTTGAATTCCCTGAACCTGAAAGGTGCAAGTCTCCCTTCTGGCAGAGCTTCAGCAGGTTAACCCCCTTTAGGAAATAG